Proteins from a genomic interval of Dunckerocampus dactyliophorus isolate RoL2022-P2 chromosome 5, RoL_Ddac_1.1, whole genome shotgun sequence:
- the rassf9 gene encoding ras association domain-containing protein 9 — translation MAPFGKNFLKARLKNRSKDSEAVTGREIQVTVCNEEKVVCGVTKHTTCADMIQALLEDHRSIPESKRLLHGESKDFCLVERWKGFERALPPLTRILRLWHAWGDQKPFIQFVLVKTSDFVPPRAMKGPKSRTSSKAARCIKNPQTLPIDKQKRVVKKAFRKLEKLHKDNKVSAGTEEIDHMVQLILDQDRTIQEQIQRMRNLDLEMEQLQVHKDGGESEDCGSTLDSEQVDEFLHSSNCVHQLELQLQRHQAIITQLGHAIDAELRMAGEQEEAQAAPCTSSEASESLLAELERMQAELRRSVLAGVSLHTQAAEVDKQLHWSEAAFISKDQECWQLAAQLSSLQTADAAEEMPVAISVKTETQVVKVKHGSSPADVTDTDSDTGISSTHSQDSLSPGQDFPPPLDTDV, via the coding sequence GAGCAAAGACAGCGAGGCTGTGACAGGGAGAGAGATTCAGGTGACGGTCTGCAATGAGGAGAAGGTGGTCTGTGGAGTAACCAAGCACACCACATGTGCAGACATGATTCAGGCATTATTAGAGGATCACAGATCCATCCCAGAGAGCAAGCGGCTCCTGCACGGCGAGTCAAAGGACTTTTGTTTGGTGGAGCGCTGGAAGGGCTTTGAGAGGGCCTTGCCGCCCCTGACTAGGATTCTGAGGCTGTGGCACGCCTGGGGGGACCAGAAACCCTTTATCCAGTTTGTTCTGGTCAAAACCAGCGACTTTGTGCCTCCACGAGCTATGAAGGGTCCAAAGAGCAGAACCAGCAGCAAGGCTGCAAGATGCATCAAGAACCCTCAGACTCTGCCCATAGACAAGCAGAAACGTGTGGTGAAGAAGGCCTTCCGGAAGTTGGAGAAGCTCCACAAGGACAACAAAGTGTCCGCCGGCACTGAGGAGATTGACCACATGGTGCAGCTCATTCTCGACCAAGACCGCACCATCCAGGAGCAAATCCAACGAATGAGGAATCTTGATTTGGAGATGGAGCAGCTTCAAGTGCACAAAGATGGAGGTGAGTCTGAGGATTGTGGATCTACTTTGGACTCGGAGCAAGTTGACGAGTTCCTGCACAGCAGCAACTGTGTCCACCAGCTGGAGCTGCAGCTTCAGAGGCACCAGGCGATCATCACACAGCTGGGTCACGCCATTGATGCAGAGCTGAGAATGGCGGGTGAGCAGGAAGAAGCGCAGGCTGCTCCCTGTACGTCCTCCGAGGCCAGCGAGTCTCTGCTGGCCGAACTGGAGAGGATGCAGGCGGAGCTGAGACGCAGTGTCTTGGCGGGTGTGTCCCTCCACACTCAGGCGGCTGAAGTGGACAAGCAGCTCCACTGGTCCGAGGCCGCCTTCATCTCCAAGGACCAGGAGTGCTGGCAGCTGGCCGCTCAGCTCAGCTCGCTGCAAACGGCCGACGCGGCGGAGGAGATGCCCGTTGCCATCAGCGTCAAAACGGAGACTCAGGTGGTAAAGGTCAAGCACGGCTCGTCCCCCGCCGATGTGACTGACACGGACTCTGACACCGGCATCAGCTCCACACACAGCCAGGACTCACTGTCCCCCGGCCAAGACTTCCCTCCTCCACTGGACACGGACGTCTGA